From the genome of Lotus japonicus ecotype B-129 chromosome 6, LjGifu_v1.2, one region includes:
- the LOC130725025 gene encoding uncharacterized protein LOC130725025, which yields MADFDGVKPHKDDPVVVQLRVNNFNVRRVLLDQGSSDDIIYGDAFDKLGLSDSDLTPYAGTLVGFAGEQVVASYNIIIGRHTLNQLCAVISTVHLAVKYPLGSGKIRKLKVDQKTARECYNNFLDLYGKKSAAVGHRCYEIETPDDNVDPRGKGRLNRPTPIEETKALQFGERVLKIGTKLSSEQEERLEKLLGENLDLFAWSCKDMPGIDPHFICHRLALNPSIKPVSQLLCRMCGDKGKAAQLEVDKLLAAKFIKDVKYPTWLANVVMVKKANGKWRMCVDYTDLNKACPKDPYPLPSIDKLFDGASGNELLILMDAYSGYHQIRMHQSDKDKTAFMTASVNYCYRTMPFGLKNVGATYQRLMDRVFAKQIGKNMEVYVDDMIVKSTLGANHHQDLSEAFAEIRKHNMRLNPEKCSFGIQDGKFLGFMITSRGIEINLDKCKAIQQMKSPTTAKEYDKRGTMSAQSLVDFVVELTSDSGELVSTQWTLFVDGSSNSSGSGAGVTLEGPEEFALEQSLKFEFQATNNQAEYEALIVGLKLAIDLK from the exons ATGGCGGACTTCGACGGAGTTAAACCTCACAAGGACGATCCAGTAGTGGTCCAGCTCAGGGTTAACAATTTTAATGTCAGGCGAGTACTTTTAGACCAGGGAAGTTCAGATGATATCATTTATGGGGATGCGTTCGATAAGTTGGGGCTGTCCGACAGCGATTTGACACCTTATGCAGGAACGCTTGTAGGTTTTGCCGGCGAGCAG GTCGTGGCCTCATACAACATAATCATTGGTAGACACACCTTGAACCAGCTTTGTGCAGTGATCTCAACCGTGCATCTGGCGGTTAAGTATCCGCTTGGTAGCGGGAAGATTAGAAAGCTCAAGGTTGATCAAAAGACGGCGAGGGAATGCTATAATAATTTCTTGGATCTGTACGGAAAGAAAAGCGCAGCAGTCGGTCATCGTTGTTATGAGATCGAAACGCCAGATGACAATGTAGATCCAAGGGGCAAGGGGCGGCTAAACAGACCCACACCGATAGAAGAAACCAAGGCACTACAGTTTGGCGAGAGAGTGTTAAAAATCGGAACCAAGCTTTCTAGTGAACAAGAGGAGCGCCTGGAAAAGTTGCTCGGTGAAAATTTAGACCTCTTCGcgtggagctgcaaagacatgcctgggaTAGACCCACATTTCATCTGCCACCGACTCGCGCTGAATCCCAGCATTAAGCCAGTCTCACAGCTTCTATGTCGCATGTGTGGCGACAAAGGAAAGGCGGCACAATTGGAAGTCGACAAACTCCTTGCCGCAAAATTTATCAAAGATGTCAAGTATCCAACATGGTTGGCAAATGTTGTAATGGTGAAAAAGgcgaatggaaaatggcgaatgtgcgtaGACTACACAGATCTCAATAAGGCTTGCCCAAAAGATccttatccccttcccagcatcgataaATTGTTCGATGGCGCCTCTGGGAACGAGTTACTCATCTTGATGGACGCCTATTCGGGGTATCATCAGATTCGGATGCACCAGTCAGACAAAGACAAGACGGCATTCATGACTGCCAGCGTTAACTATTGCTACCGAaccatgccttttggtttgaagaatgtcGGTGCTACTtatcaaaggttgatggatagaGTCTTTGCTAAACAGATCGGAAAAAACATGGAGGTCTACGTAGACGATATGATAGTAAAGTCAACTTTGGGGGCGAACCATCACCAAGACTTATCAGAGGCGTTCGCGGAGATCCGCAAGCACAACATGCGACTCAACCCAGAGAAGTGCTCGTTCGGCATACAGGACGGGAAGTTTTTGGGCTTCATGATCACTTCGAGAGGAATTGAGATCAACCTCGACaagtgcaaggcgattcagcaaaTGAAAAGTCCGACCACGGCAAAGGAG TATGACAAGCGTGGGACTATGAGCGCTCAGTCGCTGGTGGATTTTGTTGTGGAATTAACTTCTGATTCCGGTGAACTGGTGAGTACTCAATGGACCCTGTTCGTTGATGGCTCCTCCAACAGCAGcggcagcggcgcgggagttACGCTTGAAGGGCCGGAGGAGTTCGCCCTGGAGCAAtctttgaagtttgaatttCAGGCTACAAACAATCAGGCGgagtatgaggctttgatcgTCGGGCTCAAGTTGGCGATCGacttaaaatag